In Asanoa sp. WMMD1127, one genomic interval encodes:
- a CDS encoding arginase family protein: protein MTIIRVPFHQDERLPDDSVPVGGETVEPALPDGAIWERLTALHDAVADRVARQIRAGAVPTVVSGDCLVALGTVAGVQRAGVDPGLVWFDAHGDVHTLDTTTSGYLGGLSLRLALGAHPDLVAGPLGLRPVERALLVGARDLDPAEVAYLSGDTAPAVRAVDDLGARPRDREAAAPIVDDLGALPRRSDGDVPAAPIVDDLGALPRGSDGDVPAAPVVADLGALPDGPLVLHVDDLGALPRGSDGDVPAAPVVADLGALPDGPLVLHVDVDVIDDAELPGLLFPAPDGPSAAAVHEAMRRILATGRVVALDIACPWHPAPTAEIQAARRDLLATLTS, encoded by the coding sequence GTGACGATCATTCGCGTTCCGTTCCATCAGGACGAGCGGCTGCCCGACGACAGTGTCCCGGTGGGCGGTGAGACGGTCGAGCCGGCGCTGCCGGACGGCGCCATCTGGGAGCGGCTGACCGCGTTGCACGACGCGGTCGCCGACCGTGTGGCGCGGCAGATCCGGGCCGGCGCGGTGCCGACGGTGGTGTCGGGCGACTGCCTGGTCGCGCTGGGCACGGTGGCCGGCGTGCAGCGGGCCGGCGTCGACCCGGGCCTGGTGTGGTTCGACGCGCACGGCGACGTCCACACGCTCGACACGACGACGTCGGGCTACCTCGGCGGCCTGTCGCTGCGGTTGGCCCTGGGGGCGCACCCGGACCTGGTGGCCGGACCGCTCGGCCTGCGGCCCGTCGAGCGCGCCCTCCTGGTCGGCGCCCGGGACCTGGACCCGGCGGAGGTCGCCTACCTGTCCGGCGACACCGCGCCCGCGGTGCGTGCTGTCGACGACCTGGGCGCCCGGCCGCGAGACCGGGAGGCTGCGGCGCCCATCGTGGACGACCTCGGCGCGTTGCCGCGACGCTCGGACGGCGATGTCCCGGCGGCGCCGATCGTGGACGACCTGGGCGCGTTGCCGCGAGGCTCGGACGGGGATGTCCCGGCGGCGCCCGTCGTGGCCGACCTGGGCGCGTTGCCGGATGGTCCGTTGGTGTTGCACGTCGACGACCTGGGCGCGTTGCCGCGAGGCTCGGACGGGGATGTCCCGGCGGCGCCCGTCGTGGCCGACCTGGGCGCGTTGCCGGATGGTCCGTTGGTGTTGCACGTCGACGTCGACGTGATTGACGACGCCGAGCTGCCCGGCCTGCTCTTCCCGGCTCCCGACGGCCCGTCGGCGGCCGCGGTGCACGAGGCGATGCGGCGCATCCTGGCTACCGGCCGGGTCGTCGCCCTCGACATCGCCTGCCCGTGGCATCCCGCCCCGACGGCCGAGATCCAGGCCGCCCGCCGAGACCTCCTCGCCACCCTTACGTCCTAG
- a CDS encoding sigma-70 family RNA polymerase sigma factor: MREGYEQALVSAARDGDPRAVDRLVAEYLPLVYNVVGRALDGHADVDDVVQETMLRCVTGLRQLRDPARFRAWLVAIAVRQVRDRQADPYRARQAGHLGYPGDHDVSDPGADFADLTILRLELSGQRREVAEATRWLDADDRELLSLWWLEASGELTRDDLAQSLGLSNQHAAVRVQRMKATLDTARIVVRALAARPRCAELADVLAGWSGRPDALWRKRLARHVRECPHCGVAVGQLVAAERLLAGIGLVAPAAGLVAAMVSAAGGAIAGGAVGSAAGAAWNGATGSATGAWSTTTAVPGAGTAQLGGVAATGAGGPGSVGTAAKGAAWVLKGVAISKPVAAAVATVAVAAAAVVTFGVVRSGDPVPAAAVLPPAASSAPPRVSPDATPPPTASPSAAVSPTAKPSPKKKPVAPLPPTRKTAKKGAAVWDFPAVNAGLKAVGASWYYNWGADNDRMPASGVEFVPMIWGTANVTDATLAKAKREGDTLLGFNEPDMAEQSNMTPGKALELWPRLQATGMRLGSPSVAFGAADSGKWLDQFMAGAKQRGYRVDFITLHWYGGDFSSAAVGHLKGYLQQVYAKYKLPIWLTEFALIRFDGSGASYPSDAQQAAFIEGATDMLQGLSYVERYSWFGLPSAGDSRTGLYKENGTLTPMGSAYRAAG, translated from the coding sequence ATGCGCGAAGGGTACGAGCAGGCGTTGGTGTCCGCTGCTCGCGACGGTGATCCGCGGGCGGTCGACCGGCTGGTGGCGGAGTACCTGCCGCTGGTCTACAACGTCGTCGGTCGCGCGCTCGACGGGCACGCCGACGTCGACGACGTCGTGCAGGAGACGATGCTGCGCTGTGTCACCGGTCTGCGTCAGCTGCGCGACCCGGCGCGGTTCCGGGCGTGGCTGGTCGCGATCGCGGTGCGGCAGGTGCGCGACCGCCAGGCGGACCCCTACCGGGCGCGGCAGGCCGGCCACCTCGGCTACCCCGGCGACCATGACGTCAGCGACCCGGGCGCGGACTTCGCCGACCTGACGATCCTGCGGCTGGAGCTGTCCGGGCAGCGGCGCGAGGTGGCCGAGGCGACCCGCTGGCTTGACGCGGACGACCGCGAGCTGCTGTCGCTGTGGTGGCTCGAGGCGTCCGGCGAGCTGACCCGCGACGACCTGGCGCAGTCGCTGGGGCTGTCGAACCAACACGCGGCGGTACGCGTCCAGCGCATGAAGGCCACCCTCGACACCGCCCGGATCGTGGTGCGGGCCCTGGCTGCCCGGCCACGCTGCGCGGAGCTGGCCGACGTGCTCGCCGGCTGGTCGGGCCGGCCGGACGCGTTGTGGCGCAAGCGGCTGGCCCGGCACGTCCGCGAGTGCCCGCACTGTGGTGTGGCGGTGGGGCAGCTGGTGGCAGCGGAGCGGCTGCTCGCCGGCATCGGCCTGGTCGCTCCGGCGGCGGGGCTGGTGGCGGCGATGGTCAGCGCCGCTGGTGGCGCGATCGCCGGAGGAGCGGTCGGCAGCGCGGCGGGCGCCGCCTGGAACGGTGCGACCGGCTCGGCCACGGGCGCCTGGAGCACCACGACGGCCGTGCCAGGCGCCGGAACCGCTCAGCTCGGCGGGGTGGCGGCCACGGGAGCCGGCGGGCCCGGGAGCGTGGGCACCGCGGCCAAGGGTGCGGCGTGGGTGTTGAAGGGTGTCGCGATCAGCAAGCCGGTCGCGGCCGCGGTCGCCACGGTGGCGGTCGCCGCCGCGGCCGTGGTCACGTTCGGTGTCGTGCGGAGCGGGGACCCGGTTCCGGCCGCGGCGGTGTTGCCTCCTGCGGCCTCGAGCGCCCCGCCGCGCGTATCCCCTGATGCGACGCCGCCGCCGACGGCGTCGCCGTCGGCGGCGGTCTCGCCCACCGCGAAGCCGTCCCCGAAGAAGAAGCCCGTGGCGCCGTTGCCGCCGACGCGTAAGACGGCGAAGAAGGGCGCGGCGGTGTGGGACTTCCCGGCGGTGAACGCGGGTCTGAAGGCGGTCGGGGCGTCCTGGTACTACAACTGGGGGGCCGACAACGACCGGATGCCGGCGTCGGGGGTCGAGTTCGTGCCGATGATCTGGGGCACGGCGAACGTCACGGACGCGACCCTCGCCAAGGCGAAGCGGGAGGGTGACACGCTGCTCGGGTTCAACGAGCCCGACATGGCGGAGCAGTCCAACATGACGCCGGGCAAGGCGCTGGAGCTGTGGCCGCGGCTGCAGGCGACGGGGATGCGGTTGGGCAGCCCGTCGGTGGCGTTCGGGGCGGCGGACAGCGGGAAGTGGCTGGACCAGTTCATGGCGGGCGCGAAGCAGAGGGGCTACCGGGTCGACTTCATCACGCTGCACTGGTACGGCGGTGACTTCTCGTCGGCGGCGGTCGGGCACCTGAAGGGCTACCTGCAGCAGGTGTACGCGAAGTACAAGCTGCCGATCTGGTTGACGGAGTTCGCGTTGATCCGGTTCGACGGTTCGGGGGCGTCGTATCCGAGTGACGCGCAGCAGGCGGCGTTCATCGAAGGTGCGACGGACATGCTGCAGGGCCTGTCGTACGTGGAGCGTTATTCGTGGTTCGGTCTGCCGTCGGCGGGTGACAGCCGGACGGGTCTCTACAAGGAGAACGGCACGTTGACGCCGATGGGCAGCGCCTACCGGGCGGCGGGCTGA
- a CDS encoding alanine racemase: MVPEPVAAALRAARRPVCAYVYDPTVAIDRIAALRAALPAGTQVLYAVKANGNPDLLRAIAAHADGLEVASGGELALAQAAGARTIAFAGPAKTDDELAAAVTAGAMIHVESAHELRRLTHLAAGRPTRVALRVNRAADTPSGSHRMTGTPTPFGIAEDDLDTLPRDLPISGFHLHAVSNNLDAAAHAAFIDDAVRWSTAAAARLGIDLTYVNVGGGLGIDYTGDQRFDLTALRTIRTPVTVEPGRWITADAGWYAAEVIDLKRNHGRWFAVLRGGTHHFRLPAAWGYSHPFTIHAVDDWPHPFPRPEVTDVPVDATGELCTPRDVLTRGQHVDRLRVGDVLVYARTGAYGWDISHHDFLRHPYPEVTVLPAVG, from the coding sequence ATGGTCCCTGAACCGGTCGCCGCCGCCCTGCGCGCCGCCCGCCGCCCGGTCTGCGCCTACGTCTACGACCCCACCGTCGCCATCGACCGCATCGCAGCCCTGCGCGCCGCGCTGCCTGCCGGCACCCAGGTCCTCTACGCCGTCAAGGCCAACGGCAACCCCGACCTGCTGCGCGCCATCGCCGCCCACGCCGACGGCCTCGAGGTCGCCTCCGGCGGCGAGCTCGCCCTCGCCCAAGCCGCCGGCGCCAGGACCATCGCGTTCGCCGGCCCCGCCAAGACCGACGACGAGCTCGCCGCCGCCGTCACCGCCGGCGCGATGATCCACGTCGAGAGCGCCCACGAGCTGCGCCGCCTCACCCACCTCGCCGCCGGCCGGCCCACCAGGGTCGCCCTGCGCGTCAACCGGGCCGCCGACACCCCCAGCGGCAGCCACCGCATGACCGGCACACCCACCCCGTTCGGCATCGCCGAGGACGACCTCGACACCCTGCCCCGCGACCTGCCGATCAGCGGCTTCCACCTGCACGCCGTCTCCAACAACCTCGACGCCGCCGCCCACGCCGCCTTCATCGACGACGCCGTGCGCTGGTCGACCGCCGCCGCCGCGCGACTGGGCATCGACCTCACCTACGTCAACGTCGGCGGCGGCCTCGGCATCGACTACACCGGCGACCAGCGGTTCGACCTCACCGCCCTGCGCACGATCCGCACACCGGTCACCGTCGAACCCGGACGGTGGATCACCGCCGACGCCGGCTGGTACGCCGCCGAAGTCATCGACCTCAAACGCAACCACGGCCGCTGGTTCGCCGTCCTGCGCGGCGGCACCCACCACTTCCGGCTACCCGCCGCCTGGGGCTACAGCCACCCGTTCACGATCCACGCCGTCGACGACTGGCCCCACCCGTTCCCCCGTCCGGAGGTAACCGACGTCCCCGTCGACGCCACCGGCGAGCTCTGCACCCCACGCGACGTCCTCACCCGCGGCCAGCACGTCGACCGGCTCCGCGTCGGCGACGTGCTCGTCTACGCCCGCACCGGCGCCTACGGGTGGGACATCTCCCACCACGACTTCCTCCGTCACCCGTACCCGGAAGTGACCGTCCTGCCCGCCGTGGGTTAG
- a CDS encoding IucA/IucC family protein, translating to MSTDLDTAARHTAGRLNRVAPELVAPFRAALPRAATTVGRRLAGALYRENIGDARERFAGRGRRHGFDRLEVDKLDEPPTGPAELLPPGLPGGRQLAEELTDATVNLALAYARRQPPPDAGDDPDGLALAYERLAVDGHNLHPCGRTRLGWDTADTLHHDVEAGATTVVFVAVHPDLHVGDDLGATLADLYDTPAGHAVVPVHRWQRDTVLRTRYADLYADGRLRDLDGALDAAPTAAVRTLLLPPARDGHRRYLKLSLDIQVTSTRRSISTASTRNGPAISTLLHRLLADQPTVVLLAETHGAALTAGQGRDGSAILRDGLDRHLSDGETAIPGGGLTAGDTLDHLVPAGPDNALRFVSAYARLLLPPLVTLAARHGIALEAHLQNCLPTFVAGRPHRIVFRDFAGLRLHLPRLADPPTLWPGSVVATTDVDVMRAKLGYTALQAHLGEIVVRLTRSHDLDEDRAWQEIREALDEAYEPLLRDPATSAAARADHAALTARTVPHKALVRMRLAGDGDRYVAVQNPLHGP from the coding sequence GTGAGCACAGACCTCGACACCGCCGCCCGGCACACCGCCGGCCGCCTCAACCGCGTCGCGCCCGAACTGGTCGCGCCGTTCCGGGCCGCCCTGCCGCGCGCCGCCACCACCGTCGGTCGCCGCCTCGCCGGCGCCCTCTACCGGGAGAACATCGGCGACGCCCGGGAACGGTTCGCGGGCCGCGGCCGCCGCCACGGCTTCGACCGGCTCGAGGTCGACAAGCTCGACGAGCCGCCCACCGGCCCCGCCGAGCTGCTGCCGCCCGGCCTGCCCGGCGGACGCCAGCTCGCCGAGGAGCTCACCGACGCGACGGTCAACCTCGCCCTCGCGTACGCCCGCCGGCAGCCACCACCCGATGCCGGCGACGATCCGGACGGGCTTGCCCTGGCGTACGAGCGGCTCGCCGTCGACGGGCACAACCTGCACCCGTGCGGCCGCACCCGCCTGGGCTGGGACACCGCCGACACCCTCCACCACGACGTCGAGGCCGGCGCCACCACCGTCGTGTTCGTCGCCGTGCACCCCGACCTGCACGTCGGCGACGACCTCGGCGCGACCCTCGCCGACCTCTACGACACACCGGCCGGCCACGCCGTCGTGCCCGTCCACCGGTGGCAGCGCGACACCGTCCTGCGCACCCGCTACGCCGACCTCTACGCGGACGGCCGCCTCCGGGACCTCGACGGCGCCCTCGACGCCGCGCCCACCGCCGCCGTGCGCACCCTGCTGCTCCCACCCGCCCGCGACGGCCACCGCCGCTACCTCAAGCTCTCCCTCGACATCCAGGTCACCTCGACCCGGCGCAGCATCTCCACCGCCAGCACCCGCAACGGCCCCGCCATCTCGACCCTGCTGCACCGGCTCCTCGCCGACCAGCCGACCGTGGTCCTCCTGGCCGAGACCCACGGGGCGGCGCTCACCGCCGGACAGGGCCGCGACGGGTCCGCGATCCTGCGCGACGGCCTCGACCGCCACCTCAGCGACGGGGAGACCGCGATACCCGGCGGCGGCCTCACCGCCGGCGACACCCTCGACCACCTCGTCCCCGCGGGACCGGACAACGCCCTCCGCTTCGTCTCCGCGTACGCCCGGCTGCTCCTGCCGCCCCTGGTCACCCTCGCCGCCCGGCACGGCATCGCCCTCGAAGCCCACCTGCAGAACTGCCTGCCCACCTTCGTCGCCGGTCGCCCGCACCGCATCGTCTTCCGCGACTTCGCCGGCCTGCGCCTGCACCTGCCGCGGCTGGCCGACCCGCCGACCCTCTGGCCCGGCTCCGTCGTCGCCACCACCGACGTCGACGTCATGCGGGCCAAGCTCGGCTACACCGCCCTGCAGGCCCACCTCGGTGAGATCGTCGTGCGCCTCACCCGCTCCCACGACCTCGACGAGGACCGCGCCTGGCAGGAGATCCGCGAAGCCCTGGACGAGGCGTACGAGCCACTCCTGCGCGACCCCGCCACCAGCGCCGCCGCCCGGGCCGACCACGCCGCCCTGACCGCCCGTACCGTCCCGCACAAGGCTCTGGTCCGGATGCGGCTGGCCGGCGACGGCGACCGCTACGTCGCCGTGCAGAATCCGCTCCATGGTCCCTGA
- a CDS encoding IucA/IucC family protein, which translates to MSGTTAAPLGGPDPSATARWLARHRPDLHPAFQRELPAARAAVMRRLTTGIDRENLHAPKGYADPAALLRAMGHDRFAAEVDNSVANLALAHATQPRPDGGPPVITRPRPPHWEQLVVDGHPLHPGCRTRSGMDTQDVLAYAPEHRPVVDLVEVAVPADRWHTTGKGLPPVLHLHPWQARRVLDERQDLRPTGTTRARPLMSLRTLAPLDQPALHLKTAVDAQLTSAVRTVSAAAVENGPTLTAFLADLTDDMVILREHAAGAVRTDGRPDRRLAVVHRQAPPPRAIPVAALSAPSPADGAPIAREAVRLAYRGDPRPFLADLTRLLVTGPMRLLQRGVGLEAHGQNTLVTLDHGRPATLFYRDVGGIRIDPRRLTDAPPLHGDIAAATPDEPETTVLAALTVVLGQLVATLADCTATPPTELWAAAATTAGEQLTRRDTLPIKATTTMRLADDPLEPRWAHVPNPLTEHR; encoded by the coding sequence GTGAGTGGCACGACGGCGGCGCCCCTCGGCGGGCCCGACCCGTCGGCAACCGCGCGATGGCTCGCACGCCACCGCCCCGACCTGCATCCCGCGTTCCAGCGTGAGCTCCCCGCGGCCCGCGCGGCCGTCATGCGCCGCCTCACCACCGGCATCGACCGCGAAAACCTCCACGCGCCCAAGGGGTACGCCGACCCGGCCGCCCTGCTGCGCGCCATGGGCCACGACCGGTTCGCCGCCGAGGTCGACAACAGCGTCGCCAACCTCGCCCTGGCCCACGCCACCCAGCCCCGCCCCGACGGGGGCCCACCCGTCATCACCCGCCCGCGCCCGCCGCACTGGGAGCAGCTCGTCGTCGACGGCCACCCCCTGCACCCCGGCTGCCGCACCCGCTCAGGCATGGACACGCAAGACGTCCTCGCCTACGCGCCAGAGCACCGCCCGGTCGTCGATCTCGTCGAGGTGGCCGTGCCCGCCGACCGCTGGCACACCACCGGCAAGGGCCTCCCACCCGTGCTCCACCTCCATCCCTGGCAGGCGCGAAGGGTCCTCGACGAACGACAGGACCTGCGCCCGACCGGCACCACCCGCGCCCGCCCGCTGATGTCGCTGCGCACCCTCGCCCCGCTCGACCAACCCGCCCTGCACCTGAAAACCGCCGTCGACGCGCAGCTGACCAGCGCCGTGCGCACCGTCTCCGCGGCCGCCGTCGAAAACGGACCGACCCTGACCGCATTCCTCGCCGACCTCACCGACGACATGGTGATCCTGCGGGAGCACGCCGCCGGCGCCGTCCGCACCGACGGCCGCCCGGACCGCCGCCTCGCCGTCGTCCACCGCCAGGCCCCGCCGCCGCGCGCCATCCCGGTCGCCGCCCTGTCCGCGCCATCACCGGCCGACGGCGCCCCGATCGCCCGGGAAGCGGTCCGCCTCGCCTACCGCGGCGACCCGAGACCGTTCCTCGCCGACCTGACCCGGTTGCTCGTCACCGGCCCGATGCGCCTGCTGCAGCGGGGCGTCGGCCTCGAAGCGCACGGCCAGAACACCCTCGTCACCCTCGACCACGGCCGCCCGGCCACCCTCTTCTACCGCGACGTCGGCGGCATCCGCATCGACCCCCGCCGGCTCACCGACGCGCCGCCCCTGCACGGCGACATCGCCGCCGCCACCCCTGACGAGCCGGAGACGACCGTGCTCGCGGCTCTCACCGTCGTCCTCGGCCAACTCGTCGCCACCCTCGCCGACTGCACCGCCACCCCGCCCACCGAGCTGTGGGCGGCGGCCGCCACGACCGCGGGGGAACAGCTCACCCGCCGCGACACCCTGCCGATCAAGGCCACCACCACCATGCGCCTCGCCGACGACCCGCTCGAACCGCGCTGGGCCCACGTACCGAACCCGCTGACGGAGCACCGGTGA
- a CDS encoding endonuclease/exonuclease/phosphatase family protein produces MRLATFNVLHGRSIDDGIVDRQRFAESVAKIDADVLALQEVDRLQPRSGSLDLTAVAAEAAGAVAWRFVAAVVGTPGETYRPLAYDDDGAAEPNYGIGLVSRYPVRSWRTVRLSASPVPGPIYAMGPGGRGRPMLLRDEPRALVMAVLDTPWGPVSVGATHLSFVPGWNVWQLRQVVRAMRTLPAPRLLLGDLNLPAGAAAVGSGWRPLGRLPTFPSSEPRVQLDHVLADPRGWGSWPSSAEASTPALTVSDHRPLVVDLPLNGS; encoded by the coding sequence GTGCGGTTGGCGACCTTCAACGTGCTACATGGCCGGTCCATCGACGACGGGATCGTCGACCGGCAACGGTTCGCCGAGTCGGTGGCGAAGATCGACGCGGACGTGCTCGCCCTGCAGGAGGTGGACCGGCTGCAGCCGCGGTCGGGCTCACTGGACCTGACCGCCGTCGCCGCCGAGGCCGCCGGCGCGGTCGCGTGGCGGTTCGTGGCGGCGGTCGTGGGCACGCCGGGGGAGACCTACCGACCCCTGGCGTACGACGACGACGGCGCCGCCGAGCCCAACTACGGCATCGGCCTGGTCAGCCGCTATCCGGTGCGGTCGTGGCGGACGGTGCGGCTGTCGGCGTCGCCGGTGCCCGGGCCGATCTACGCGATGGGTCCCGGCGGCCGCGGCCGGCCGATGCTGCTGCGCGACGAGCCGCGCGCCCTCGTCATGGCGGTCCTGGACACGCCGTGGGGCCCGGTCTCGGTCGGTGCGACGCATCTGTCGTTCGTGCCGGGCTGGAACGTGTGGCAGCTGCGCCAGGTCGTCCGGGCCATGCGCACCCTGCCGGCGCCGCGGCTGCTGCTGGGTGACCTGAATCTGCCGGCGGGGGCGGCCGCGGTCGGGTCGGGGTGGCGTCCGCTGGGCCGACTGCCGACGTTCCCGTCGTCGGAGCCGCGGGTGCAGCTCGATCACGTGCTGGCGGACCCGCGGGGCTGGGGGAGCTGGCCGTCGTCGGCGGAGGCGTCGACGCCGGCCCTCACGGTCTCGGACCACCGCCCCTTGGTCGTCGACCTCCCCTTGAACGGATCATGA
- a CDS encoding GNAT family N-acetyltransferase: MFRAAGPGDLEAILGLYRQLHPSDPPPTDAAGTFERILDSPGLHLFVLDRDGAVVATTYLNVIPNLTRTGAPYAVIENVVVDQSHRGTGLGREIMAATLQAAWDAGCYKAMLQTGSRTPATHAFYRACGFSPDAKQAYLARPPAVTNP, translated from the coding sequence ATGTTCCGTGCGGCGGGTCCGGGCGATCTGGAGGCGATCCTCGGCCTCTACCGGCAGCTACATCCGTCCGATCCGCCTCCGACCGACGCCGCAGGCACCTTCGAGCGGATCTTGGACTCACCCGGGCTGCACCTCTTCGTCCTGGACCGCGACGGCGCCGTCGTCGCCACCACCTACCTCAACGTGATCCCGAACCTGACCCGCACTGGCGCGCCGTACGCCGTCATCGAGAACGTCGTCGTCGACCAGTCCCACCGCGGCACCGGACTCGGGCGCGAGATCATGGCCGCCACGCTCCAGGCCGCGTGGGACGCCGGCTGCTACAAGGCGATGCTGCAGACCGGCTCGCGCACCCCGGCCACGCACGCCTTCTACCGCGCCTGCGGCTTCTCACCCGACGCGAAGCAGGCCTACCTCGCCAGGCCACCGGCTGTCACAAATCCCTGA
- a CDS encoding patatin-like phospholipase family protein: MGGRALVCGGGGVTGIAWEIGMLAGLADAGVDLSAADVVIGTSAGSFVGTGVAAGVPLSDLYESQLAPPETGTPAKLGWGSVASWVWASATSRDPVRAAARVGAMALRAPTMPEERRRAAIASRLPALEWPERELRIVAVDAVSGETSVFTRESGVEVVDAVGASCAVPGVWPPVTINGRRYVDGGVRSTTNVDLAAGCDRVVLLAPIPRSLGRHGRLDRQLTTLRRAGAEVVVVAPDAAARRAIGRNVLDPAARAPSARAGRAQAAAEAERVAAVWSA; this comes from the coding sequence ATGGGTGGCAGGGCCCTGGTGTGTGGCGGTGGCGGGGTCACCGGGATCGCGTGGGAGATCGGCATGCTGGCCGGGCTCGCGGACGCCGGTGTGGACCTCTCGGCCGCCGACGTCGTGATCGGCACGTCGGCGGGGTCGTTCGTCGGCACGGGCGTGGCGGCCGGCGTACCCCTGAGCGATCTTTACGAGTCCCAGCTCGCGCCGCCGGAGACCGGGACGCCGGCGAAGCTCGGGTGGGGGTCCGTGGCGTCGTGGGTGTGGGCGTCGGCGACGTCGCGGGACCCGGTGCGGGCGGCGGCGCGGGTCGGCGCGATGGCGTTGCGGGCGCCGACGATGCCGGAGGAACGGCGGCGGGCCGCGATCGCCTCGCGGCTGCCGGCGTTGGAGTGGCCCGAGCGCGAGCTGCGGATCGTGGCGGTCGACGCGGTCAGCGGCGAGACGTCGGTGTTCACCCGCGAGTCCGGCGTCGAGGTCGTCGACGCGGTCGGTGCGAGCTGCGCGGTCCCCGGGGTGTGGCCGCCGGTGACGATCAACGGCCGGCGGTACGTCGACGGCGGCGTGCGCTCCACCACCAACGTCGACCTGGCGGCGGGGTGTGACCGGGTGGTGCTGCTGGCGCCGATCCCGCGCTCGTTGGGCCGGCACGGCCGGTTGGACCGGCAGCTGACGACGCTGCGCCGGGCCGGGGCCGAGGTGGTCGTGGTGGCGCCGGACGCGGCGGCGCGGCGGGCGATCGGCCGCAACGTGCTGGATCCCGCGGCGCGGGCGCCGTCGGCGCGGGCCGGGCGGGCGCAGGCGGCGGCCGAGGCGGAGCGGGTCGCGGCGGTCTGGTCGGCCTGA
- a CDS encoding pyridoxamine 5'-phosphate oxidase family protein, whose protein sequence is MTSWAVFVAEAPDLAVRVRAALNANKHKTLATIRGDGAPRISGIETMVAGDDLWLGSMWQARKAQDLLRDPRFALHSGTIDPGDDPSSWPGEAKLSGRAEAVTDFDRFSAVVPDGSPDSMHLFRLDLLEVVHTGLSPAIDKLVIELWRPGAAVRRFER, encoded by the coding sequence GTGACGTCCTGGGCGGTCTTCGTGGCGGAGGCGCCGGACCTGGCGGTCCGGGTGCGGGCGGCGCTCAACGCCAACAAGCACAAGACGCTGGCCACGATCCGCGGCGACGGCGCGCCCAGGATCAGCGGCATCGAGACCATGGTCGCCGGCGACGACCTGTGGCTGGGTTCGATGTGGCAGGCCCGCAAGGCGCAGGACCTGCTACGCGACCCACGGTTCGCGCTGCACTCGGGCACGATCGACCCGGGCGACGACCCGAGCTCGTGGCCGGGCGAGGCGAAGCTGTCCGGCCGCGCGGAGGCGGTCACCGACTTCGACCGCTTCAGCGCCGTCGTCCCCGACGGTTCACCGGACAGCATGCACCTGTTCCGCCTCGACCTGCTGGAGGTGGTCCACACGGGGTTGTCGCCGGCGATCGACAAGCTGGTCATCGAGCTGTGGCGGCCCGGCGCCGCGGTGCGGCGCTTCGAGCGCTGA
- a CDS encoding lysophospholipid acyltransferase family protein — translation MEPATVSPTPAATWQAPRFWLGLQTFARVVVSSVARVRVSGEVPDELRRGPLIMAVNHISPFDPVALTVATRMMGIAPRIMASGGLFRAPIVGPVMRASGHIRVDRRTATVGDALGVAAEAVLEGSVVMVYPEGRIGLDPAMWPERGKTGAARLAFATGAPVIPVAQWGSHEVMPYVTSFRNVTRGFARSLLRRPVIRVHFGPPIDLSDLTPGTPGAAMRATERIIDALTDTLATIRPDELDGPRYVDKSRPVDLTRRHRRRAPEA, via the coding sequence ATGGAGCCCGCGACCGTATCTCCGACGCCTGCCGCGACCTGGCAGGCGCCGCGGTTCTGGCTCGGTCTGCAGACCTTCGCCCGTGTGGTCGTGTCGTCGGTGGCGCGGGTCAGGGTCAGCGGTGAGGTGCCCGACGAGCTGCGCCGCGGGCCACTGATCATGGCGGTCAACCACATCAGCCCGTTCGACCCGGTGGCGCTGACGGTGGCCACCCGCATGATGGGGATCGCTCCGCGGATCATGGCCAGCGGCGGCCTGTTCCGGGCGCCGATCGTCGGCCCGGTGATGCGCGCGTCGGGGCACATCCGGGTCGACCGCCGCACCGCCACCGTCGGTGACGCGCTCGGTGTCGCGGCCGAAGCGGTCCTCGAGGGATCCGTGGTCATGGTCTACCCGGAGGGCCGCATCGGTCTCGACCCCGCCATGTGGCCGGAACGCGGCAAGACCGGCGCGGCCCGTCTCGCGTTCGCGACCGGCGCACCGGTCATCCCGGTCGCCCAGTGGGGCTCCCACGAGGTCATGCCGTACGTGACGTCCTTCCGCAACGTCACCCGCGGCTTCGCCCGGTCGCTGCTCCGGCGGCCGGTCATCCGCGTCCACTTCGGGCCGCCGATAGACCTGTCCGACCTGACCCCAGGCACGCCCGGCGCGGCCATGCGGGCGACCGAACGCATCATCGACGCGCTGACGGACACCCTGGCCACGATCCGGCCGGATGAGCTCGACGGTCCGCGCTACGTCGACAAGTCCCGACCCGTCGACCTCACCCGCCGCCACCGCCGCCGCGCACCGGAGGCATAG